The Opitutaceae bacterium genome has a window encoding:
- the corA gene encoding magnesium/cobalt transporter CorA, with product MIQSFVFSEGKLVGRDLEPEALRLVRSDKGLMVWIDLLSPTPEEWKLVLEEIFAFHPVAIEDCVAPDSLPKIEDYDDYLFLVTHGVDFSRRESFNTTELDIFLGKDYLVTFHKQELKSINSVAERCAKSQGVVAKGPDRLLHFILDQMVDLYKPVASEFSSKLEEIEEMILAEGTGGDLVPRLLALREEINNLRRIIRPQRDVVSRLTNGDSKLVRTIMLPYFRDLRDGLIRVDETAASFADQLLISFDLYLSKSDFQANEGIKALTALTALTLPATLIGTWYGMNFEHMPELRSAYGYPIAAAVTIALTGAMWFWCKRRRWI from the coding sequence ATGATTCAGTCATTTGTCTTTAGCGAAGGCAAGTTGGTCGGCCGGGACTTGGAGCCCGAGGCCCTCCGGCTGGTTCGCTCGGACAAGGGCTTGATGGTATGGATCGACCTGCTCTCACCGACGCCAGAAGAGTGGAAACTCGTTCTGGAAGAAATCTTTGCATTCCACCCGGTCGCGATAGAGGACTGCGTCGCACCCGATTCGCTGCCGAAGATCGAGGACTATGATGATTACCTGTTCCTCGTGACCCACGGCGTGGACTTCAGCCGCCGTGAATCCTTCAACACCACGGAGTTGGATATCTTCCTTGGCAAAGACTACTTGGTCACCTTCCACAAGCAGGAGCTCAAGTCGATCAACTCGGTGGCCGAGCGTTGCGCCAAGTCGCAGGGCGTTGTCGCCAAGGGCCCGGACCGACTGCTGCACTTCATCCTCGACCAAATGGTCGACCTCTACAAGCCGGTCGCCAGCGAGTTCAGTTCCAAGCTCGAGGAAATCGAGGAGATGATCCTCGCGGAGGGCACCGGCGGAGACCTGGTTCCCCGGCTCCTGGCCCTGCGTGAGGAGATCAACAACCTCCGCCGAATCATTCGCCCCCAACGCGACGTGGTCAGTCGCCTGACGAATGGAGACAGCAAGTTGGTTCGCACCATCATGCTTCCCTACTTCCGCGACTTACGGGACGGCCTCATTCGCGTGGACGAAACTGCAGCGAGTTTCGCGGACCAACTGCTGATCTCGTTCGACCTGTATCTCAGCAAATCCGACTTCCAGGCCAACGAGGGCATCAAGGCACTCACCGCTCTCACCGCTCTCACGCTGCCTGCAACGCTCATTGGCACGTGGTACGGCATGAACTTTGAACACATGCCGGAGCTTCGGTCTGCCTATGGCTACCCCATCGCCGCAGCCGTGACCATCGCCCTCACGGGAGCGATGTGGTTTTGGTGCAAACGACGCCGCTGGATCTGA